In Hymenobacter gelipurpurascens, one DNA window encodes the following:
- a CDS encoding DUF58 domain-containing protein: protein MAQPLDLAAVRSFENLEFLARQLVEGFITGLHQSPYHGFSVEFSEHRLYNPGESTRHLDWKVFARTDKLFVKRYEEETNLRCHLLLDVSPSMYYPAPGHDKLRFSVLCAAAITTLLQKQRDAVGLVTFSDQVELQTPVRSTSTHRHTLLLTLQQLLERDAPARKSVTDVAAVIHQIAQQIPKRSLVILFSDMLGRAPEEQTQVLAALQHLRHQHHEVLLFHVMDRATESDFNFQDRPYIFEDVETGQTIKLQPGQVRDQYRTAMLAYERELALRCGQYKIDFVPVDIREPFDKVLYAYLVKRGKVR, encoded by the coding sequence ATGGCTCAACCGCTCGATCTGGCCGCCGTTCGCTCTTTTGAGAACCTGGAGTTTCTGGCCCGCCAACTGGTGGAAGGCTTCATCACGGGCCTGCATCAGTCGCCGTATCATGGCTTCTCGGTGGAGTTCTCGGAGCACCGCCTCTATAACCCCGGCGAAAGCACGCGCCACCTCGACTGGAAGGTGTTTGCCCGCACCGATAAGCTGTTTGTAAAGCGCTACGAGGAAGAAACCAACCTGCGCTGCCACCTCCTGCTGGACGTGAGCCCCAGCATGTATTACCCCGCGCCGGGCCACGATAAGCTGCGGTTTTCGGTGCTATGCGCCGCGGCCATCACTACGCTTCTGCAGAAACAGCGCGATGCGGTTGGCCTCGTTACGTTCTCCGACCAGGTAGAACTCCAGACACCAGTACGCTCCACCAGCACCCACCGCCACACGCTGCTGCTCACGTTGCAACAACTTCTGGAGCGCGATGCGCCGGCGCGAAAGTCCGTTACGGATGTGGCGGCCGTTATCCATCAGATTGCCCAGCAAATCCCGAAACGGTCTTTGGTTATCCTGTTTTCGGATATGCTGGGGCGCGCTCCGGAAGAGCAGACGCAGGTGCTGGCCGCCCTGCAGCACCTGCGCCACCAACACCATGAGGTGCTGCTGTTCCACGTGATGGACCGCGCCACGGAGTCGGATTTTAATTTTCAGGACCGGCCCTACATCTTCGAGGACGTGGAAACGGGCCAGACGATTAAGCTGCAACCCGGCCAAGTGCGCGACCAATACCGCACGGCCATGCTGGCCTATGAGCGGGAACTGGCCCTGCGCTGCGGGCAGTATAAGATTGACTTCGTGCCCGTAGATATCCGGGAGCCGTTCGACAAGGTGCTATACGCCTACCTAGTGAAGCGTGGAAAGGTGCGGTAA
- a CDS encoding DNA-3-methyladenine glycosylase family protein, whose product MHSPDPALGHLSGADPVLARLIAQGRPIQPAAHEDLYLALLRAIVSQQISTKAAAAIWRKVQALFAPDGYPEPAALLLLTDEDLRTAGISRQKAGYLRAIADFAQRDQLDHAHLSQLNADAFTAHLTQIKGVGRWTAQMLQMFALDQPDVFPEGDLGIQNAMRKHYGLEETGRALLKRMTEIAEAWRPHRTLASKYLWQSLDNTPAK is encoded by the coding sequence ATGCATTCTCCTGACCCCGCCCTAGGCCACCTTTCCGGGGCTGATCCTGTTCTGGCTCGCCTCATTGCGCAGGGCCGCCCTATTCAGCCAGCCGCCCACGAAGACCTGTACCTGGCGCTGCTGCGGGCCATTGTGAGCCAGCAGATTTCCACGAAAGCCGCCGCCGCCATCTGGCGGAAGGTGCAGGCGCTGTTTGCCCCCGACGGCTACCCCGAGCCGGCGGCCCTGTTGCTGCTCACGGATGAAGACTTGCGCACCGCCGGCATTTCGCGCCAGAAAGCGGGCTATCTGCGCGCCATTGCCGATTTCGCCCAACGCGACCAGCTCGACCACGCCCATCTCAGCCAGCTTAATGCCGATGCCTTCACGGCTCACCTCACCCAGATAAAAGGCGTCGGCCGCTGGACTGCCCAGATGCTGCAGATGTTTGCCCTGGATCAGCCTGATGTGTTTCCGGAGGGCGACCTAGGCATTCAGAACGCCATGCGCAAGCACTATGGCCTGGAGGAGACCGGCCGGGCCCTGCTCAAACGCATGACGGAAATAGCGGAAGCCTGGCGCCCGCATCGCACGCTGGCCAGCAAGTATCTGTGGCAGTCGTTGGATAACACGCCCGCCAAGTAG
- a CDS encoding metallophosphoesterase: MNLFVIGDVHGCYHTLLELLQQWNPAEEVLLQTGDLVDRGHYSPECVQLAQDLQTRHPDRTVFLLGNHEYEMLKHYGPHGPNLAWMKWGGRETVQQYKARPSWLQPHLAWVAQRPLFWENDHVLVSHAGFADVAEPLNPANMDGVLWRRGPLLNVGKRQVIGHTPTANGEPTFDPTANVFNIDTGAYMGRALTGLRLSPTGELLAEFSVPTHTMDIV, translated from the coding sequence ATGAATCTATTCGTCATCGGTGATGTACACGGCTGCTACCATACGCTGCTGGAGCTGCTGCAGCAGTGGAACCCCGCCGAGGAGGTACTCCTGCAAACCGGCGACCTGGTAGACCGCGGCCACTACAGCCCCGAGTGCGTGCAGCTGGCCCAGGATCTGCAAACCCGCCACCCCGACCGCACTGTGTTTCTGCTGGGCAACCACGAGTATGAGATGCTGAAGCACTACGGCCCCCACGGCCCCAACCTGGCCTGGATGAAGTGGGGCGGCCGCGAAACCGTGCAGCAGTACAAAGCGCGCCCTTCGTGGCTACAGCCGCATCTGGCCTGGGTAGCGCAGCGACCCTTGTTTTGGGAAAACGACCACGTACTCGTCAGCCATGCCGGCTTTGCCGATGTAGCCGAACCCCTCAACCCAGCGAATATGGATGGCGTGCTTTGGCGCCGCGGCCCGCTCCTGAACGTGGGCAAACGGCAGGTAATTGGCCACACGCCCACTGCCAACGGCGAGCCAACCTTCGACCCTACCGCCAACGTCTTCAATATTGATACGGGCGCCTACATGGGCCGCGCCCTGACTGGCCTACGGCTCTCCCCCACCGGCGAGCTACTGGCCGAATTTTCCGTACCCACTCATACCATGGATATTGTTTAG
- a CDS encoding cation:proton antiporter: MQLYNTFALLLVMAAIFGYINHRFLRLPSTIGLMILALVSSLITVGLGHLGVDWVLTASQLLRAIDFHTVLMQVMLSFLLFAGAIHVDVRALGDQRLPVAALASVGTLVSTALVASTMYYILPLFGLNIDFIYCLLFGCLISPTDPIAVLGILKEARINKSLEINIVGESLFNDGIAVVLFVSLFQIAQFGAAEATASVIGELFLREAVGGILLGAALGYATFWALRTIDNYQVEVIITLALVMGGTALATALHTSGPLAIVVAGLIVGDKGRALGMSDLTREYLDKFWEILDEILNAVLFVLIGLEMLILDINRTILLVGAVAIVVVLLARLASVALPLSLLRSRFEFNRPNLRILTWGGLRGGISVALALSLPETMPRDLIVGITYVVVIFSIIVQGLTIGPLVKRLGLTMAPDDEPITVH, encoded by the coding sequence ATGCAGCTATACAATACGTTCGCACTCCTGCTGGTGATGGCAGCCATTTTTGGGTACATCAACCACCGTTTTCTGCGGTTGCCCAGCACCATTGGCCTGATGATTCTGGCGCTGGTTTCCTCGCTGATTACGGTTGGCTTGGGCCACCTGGGCGTTGATTGGGTACTAACGGCCAGCCAGCTCCTGCGAGCCATCGACTTTCATACGGTGCTCATGCAGGTGATGCTCAGCTTTCTGCTCTTTGCGGGAGCCATCCATGTAGATGTGCGCGCCCTTGGCGACCAACGCTTGCCGGTTGCGGCTCTGGCCTCCGTGGGCACTTTGGTTTCTACGGCGCTGGTAGCCAGCACCATGTATTATATATTGCCGCTGTTTGGGCTCAACATCGACTTTATTTACTGCCTGCTTTTCGGCTGCCTTATCTCTCCCACCGACCCCATTGCGGTGCTGGGAATTCTCAAGGAGGCTCGCATCAATAAATCACTGGAAATCAATATCGTCGGCGAATCCTTATTCAACGATGGCATTGCCGTGGTGCTGTTCGTGAGCCTGTTTCAGATTGCCCAGTTCGGGGCGGCCGAGGCCACGGCTAGTGTGATAGGCGAACTGTTTTTGCGGGAAGCCGTGGGCGGAATATTGCTGGGCGCGGCCCTGGGCTACGCCACTTTCTGGGCCCTGCGGACCATTGACAACTATCAGGTGGAAGTCATTATCACGCTGGCACTGGTGATGGGCGGCACGGCGTTGGCCACGGCCTTGCATACGTCCGGGCCGCTGGCCATTGTGGTGGCGGGCCTCATTGTAGGCGACAAAGGCCGCGCCCTGGGCATGTCGGACCTCACGCGGGAGTACCTGGATAAGTTCTGGGAAATTCTGGATGAGATTCTGAACGCGGTGCTGTTTGTGTTAATCGGTCTGGAAATGCTGATTCTGGACATCAACCGCACTATTCTGCTGGTAGGGGCCGTAGCCATTGTGGTAGTGCTACTGGCCCGGTTGGCATCGGTGGCCCTGCCCCTGAGCTTGCTGCGCAGCCGCTTCGAGTTCAACCGGCCCAACCTGCGCATACTCACCTGGGGTGGCCTACGCGGCGGCATCTCGGTGGCGCTGGCTCTCTCGCTGCCGGAAACCATGCCCCGCGACCTAATTGTGGGCATTACTTATGTAGTAGTTATCTTCAGCATTATTGTACAGGGCCTCACAATTGGGCCATTGGTAAAGCGCCTGGGGCTTACCATGGCCCCCGATGACGAGCCCATAACCGTACACTAA
- a CDS encoding threonine aldolase family protein: protein MSLPLIDLRSDTVTRPTPAMLDAMFHARVGDDVYEEDPTVRALEQEAASRFGLEAGLFCPSGTMTNQIAIKAHTEPLSEVVCEQTSHIYLWEVGGIAFHSGASVALLPGNRGRLTAEQVEAAIRPVNVHYPTTSLISLENTHNRGGGSCYELSEIESIAEVAQRHGIPLHLDGARVFNALVATGQSAKEYGRLFDTISVCLSKGLGAPVGSVLLGSKQFIQKTKRIRKVMGGGMRQAGYIAAAGLYALEHNVERLADDHARAQRLGATLAMQPYVATVLPVETNLVIFKLEDSMPAEQFLTKLEAQGIKASSFGPQMIRFVTHLDVDDAMIERIEAALTGL from the coding sequence ATGAGCCTCCCCTTGATTGACCTGCGCTCGGACACCGTCACGCGCCCCACTCCTGCCATGCTCGACGCCATGTTTCATGCCCGCGTCGGCGATGATGTATACGAGGAAGACCCCACCGTACGGGCCCTGGAGCAGGAAGCCGCCAGCCGTTTCGGCCTAGAAGCCGGCCTGTTCTGCCCCTCCGGCACCATGACCAACCAGATTGCCATCAAGGCCCACACCGAGCCTTTGTCGGAAGTGGTCTGTGAGCAGACTTCGCATATTTATTTGTGGGAAGTAGGCGGCATTGCCTTCCACTCGGGGGCTTCGGTGGCTTTGCTACCCGGCAACCGCGGCCGCCTCACGGCCGAGCAGGTGGAAGCCGCCATCCGGCCCGTGAACGTCCACTACCCCACCACCAGCCTCATCTCCCTCGAAAACACCCACAACCGCGGCGGCGGAAGCTGCTATGAACTGTCGGAAATCGAGAGCATTGCTGAAGTAGCTCAGCGCCACGGCATTCCGCTCCACCTAGATGGCGCCCGCGTGTTCAACGCGCTGGTAGCCACGGGCCAGTCGGCGAAGGAATACGGCCGCCTGTTCGATACGATTTCGGTGTGCCTCTCTAAAGGGCTGGGCGCGCCGGTGGGCTCCGTGCTGCTGGGCAGCAAGCAATTCATCCAGAAAACCAAGCGCATCCGGAAGGTGATGGGTGGCGGCATGCGCCAGGCCGGCTACATTGCCGCCGCTGGCCTCTATGCCCTCGAACACAATGTGGAGCGCCTCGCCGACGACCACGCTCGCGCCCAACGCCTCGGGGCTACACTAGCCATGCAGCCCTACGTGGCTACTGTATTGCCCGTCGAGACCAACCTAGTTATCTTCAAATTAGAAGATAGCATGCCAGCTGAGCAATTCCTGACGAAGCTGGAAGCGCAAGGCATCAAGGCATCGTCTTTCGGCCCCCAGATGATTCGCTTCGTGACCCACCTGGATGTGGATGATGCCATGATTGAGCGCATTGAAGCCGCCCTGACTGGCCTATAA